In Dehalococcoidia bacterium, the following proteins share a genomic window:
- a CDS encoding 3-hydroxybutyryl-CoA dehydrogenase, translated as MKKVGVVGCGQMGAGIVQTCAQSGYEVVASEINEDLLQKGLAGIKKILDKNVEKGKMAKADADATLARIKGTTNMNDFSGCDLVIEAAVEKMPLKKQIFADLDKICPKHAILATNTSCLSIIEIASATKRPSQVVGLHFFNPVPIMKIVEIVRTIATNDETMEASKKFSLSLNKEIVIAKDTPGFLVNLLLIPYLYQAITTLQNGVASREDIDAAIRLGLNHPMGPLTLADFIGLDTVLFIGQAIYEEWKDPRYVPPTLLKQMVISGWYGKKSGKGFYDYK; from the coding sequence ATAAAGAAGGTAGGGGTTGTGGGATGTGGACAAATGGGGGCCGGCATTGTGCAAACCTGTGCTCAATCCGGGTACGAAGTCGTAGCGTCCGAAATCAACGAAGACCTCCTGCAAAAAGGTTTGGCAGGAATCAAGAAAATTCTGGACAAGAATGTAGAGAAAGGCAAGATGGCCAAGGCCGATGCCGATGCCACTCTGGCTCGGATCAAAGGCACTACCAATATGAATGATTTCTCCGGTTGCGATCTGGTGATCGAGGCAGCCGTGGAGAAGATGCCGCTCAAGAAGCAGATTTTTGCCGATCTGGATAAAATCTGTCCCAAACATGCCATTCTAGCCACCAACACCTCATGTCTGTCGATCATTGAGATCGCATCAGCGACGAAACGCCCTTCTCAGGTGGTGGGTCTGCATTTCTTCAATCCGGTACCGATAATGAAGATCGTGGAGATCGTAAGGACCATCGCCACCAACGACGAGACAATGGAAGCCAGCAAGAAGTTCAGTCTGTCCCTGAACAAGGAAATCGTTATCGCCAAGGATACGCCGGGATTCTTGGTGAATCTTCTGCTGATCCCTTACCTTTATCAAGCAATAACAACCCTTCAAAATGGGGTTGCCTCCAGGGAAGATATCGATGCAGCTATCCGGTTGGGCTTGAATCATCCCATGGGGCCTTTGACGCTGGCCGACTTTATCGGGCTTGATACCGTTCTGTTCATCGGCCAGGCGATCTATGAAGAGTGGAAGGATCCCAGGTACGTGCCACCGACCCTCCTGAAGCAGATGGTCATCTCCGGCTGGTACGGGAAGAAGTCAGGCAAGGGTTTCTACGATTACAAATAA
- a CDS encoding 3-oxoacyl-[acyl-carrier-protein] synthase III C-terminal domain-containing protein, with the protein MAGIVSYDAYVPWYRMKRDTIFAAMGWLNGARGKGEKAICGDDEDSITMAVGAAKACLGNLAPEKVDGVFFATTTAPYRDRQDAGIITGALDLRPNIRNADFTDSTKSGTAALLSAIDAVKAGSSKNIMVCAADCRPAKSGGNEEQLYGDAGAALLIGNEKVVATLEGFYNISRDFMGHWRAEYDRFEHASEDRFNRDIGYVAFIQEAIQGLLKQQNITMKDVSKVIFPGLYAREHSAICKKIGAEAAQIQDTMLETVGDAGSAQPLLMLVAALEEAKPGDLLLVASFGGGADALLFKVTDEINNVKGKARFKGYLNNKKYLDNYQKYLAFRNQLPIEIGVRGEEVIFSQVTRLYRERRGLLGLVGSKCKKCGTPQYPAQRICVRPDCGAIDQMEDYRFADKKCKVFSYTGDNLSFSINPPTVYGVVDFDGGGRFWFDIGNCELENVKIGMPLEMSFRRRYHDVQRGFEGYHWKAVPIRA; encoded by the coding sequence ATGGCGGGGATTGTTTCATATGATGCGTACGTTCCTTGGTATCGAATGAAGCGCGACACTATCTTTGCTGCTATGGGGTGGCTAAACGGCGCGCGCGGAAAAGGAGAGAAGGCGATATGCGGCGACGATGAGGACAGCATTACAATGGCAGTAGGAGCGGCCAAGGCTTGTCTCGGAAATCTGGCTCCTGAGAAGGTTGACGGAGTCTTTTTTGCCACAACCACCGCTCCTTATCGGGATCGGCAGGATGCGGGCATTATCACCGGCGCACTTGATCTTAGACCCAATATAAGAAACGCCGATTTCACCGACTCAACAAAGTCCGGCACTGCGGCGCTGCTTTCCGCCATCGATGCTGTTAAAGCAGGATCATCGAAGAATATCATGGTTTGTGCTGCCGACTGTCGGCCGGCCAAATCAGGCGGGAACGAAGAGCAGCTCTACGGCGATGCCGGTGCAGCGCTATTGATCGGCAATGAGAAGGTCGTGGCTACGCTCGAGGGTTTCTATAACATCTCGCGTGACTTCATGGGACACTGGCGCGCTGAGTATGACAGGTTTGAGCATGCTTCCGAAGACAGGTTCAACCGGGATATCGGTTATGTTGCTTTCATTCAAGAAGCTATCCAGGGTCTCCTGAAGCAGCAGAATATCACCATGAAAGACGTTTCCAAGGTGATATTCCCTGGACTTTATGCCAGGGAGCATTCCGCCATATGCAAGAAGATCGGGGCCGAAGCTGCTCAGATTCAGGATACCATGCTGGAGACAGTCGGCGACGCCGGTTCCGCCCAGCCTTTGCTGATGCTGGTGGCCGCGCTGGAAGAAGCCAAACCCGGAGACCTGCTGTTGGTTGCCAGCTTTGGCGGAGGAGCCGATGCGCTCCTGTTCAAGGTGACGGATGAGATCAATAATGTCAAGGGCAAGGCCCGGTTCAAGGGTTATCTCAACAACAAGAAGTATCTCGATAACTACCAGAAGTATCTTGCCTTCCGCAATCAGTTGCCGATTGAGATCGGCGTTCGCGGCGAAGAGGTTATCTTCAGCCAGGTGACCAGACTCTACAGGGAGCGCCGGGGCCTTCTGGGTCTTGTCGGTTCAAAGTGCAAGAAGTGCGGCACTCCTCAGTATCCGGCTCAAAGAATTTGCGTCAGACCGGATTGCGGCGCCATCGATCAGATGGAAGACTATCGCTTTGCGGATAAGAAGTGCAAGGTGTTCAGCTATACTGGGGATAATCTCTCCTTCAGTATCAACCCTCCGACGGTTTACGGCGTGGTGGACTTCGATGGCGGCGGGCGTTTCTGGTTCGATATCGGCAACTGCGAATTGGAGAACGTAAAGATTGGAATGCCGCTGGAGATGAGTTTCCGCAGAAGGTATCATGACGTTCAGCGCGGTTTCGAAGGATATCACTGGAAGGCAGTGCCCATTCGCGCATAG
- a CDS encoding acetyl-CoA acetyltransferase, with amino-acid sequence MAEGIKNKAAIIGMGCTKFGELWDKGAEDLMIDAYLEAMADAGIEKKDIGAVWCGTHYEEVSVGKGGITVATTLKLPFIPVTRTENFCTTGTETLRGAVYGVVSGACDIALCIGVEKLKDTGYGGLPENANVSTGGTRDRLTGPNRTGPGSFAMMAVRYFNKYNLTPQEGKRALAMISSKSHHNGSLNPKAHLRKEVSVEAIMNAPIIAWPLGLFDCCGVSDGAAAAIVVRADMAKNFRKDPVYVKALQIALSSGEEVMYTDWDGAHVETTYRAAQQAYKEAGITNPREELSMMETHDCFSINELTQYEDLAISPRGHAKDDIEAGFFNLDGKIPNQPSGGLKCFGHPIGASGLRMVYEMYKQLQGKVDNPARQIKNPKYGLTHNMGGVPNKNIVSVAIVGL; translated from the coding sequence ATGGCGGAAGGAATTAAGAATAAAGCAGCGATAATCGGGATGGGATGCACCAAGTTTGGCGAGCTTTGGGACAAGGGCGCCGAGGACTTGATGATTGATGCATATCTTGAAGCCATGGCAGATGCCGGCATAGAGAAGAAGGATATCGGCGCTGTCTGGTGCGGCACTCACTATGAGGAAGTCAGCGTGGGCAAGGGCGGTATTACCGTAGCCACCACGTTGAAACTGCCCTTTATACCAGTGACTAGGACCGAGAACTTCTGCACCACCGGAACAGAAACCCTCAGGGGAGCTGTTTATGGTGTGGTTTCGGGCGCCTGCGACATCGCTCTGTGCATCGGCGTTGAGAAGCTGAAAGATACCGGCTACGGCGGACTTCCTGAGAACGCCAACGTGAGTACCGGCGGAACCAGAGATAGACTAACCGGACCGAACAGAACCGGCCCGGGATCGTTTGCCATGATGGCTGTCCGGTATTTCAATAAATACAACTTGACTCCGCAGGAAGGAAAAAGAGCCCTGGCGATGATTTCATCAAAGAGTCATCACAACGGTTCTTTGAACCCGAAGGCTCACCTTCGCAAGGAAGTGAGTGTGGAGGCTATCATGAACGCCCCCATCATCGCCTGGCCTCTGGGTCTATTTGACTGTTGCGGCGTGAGCGATGGAGCAGCGGCAGCTATCGTGGTTCGGGCTGATATGGCCAAGAATTTCCGGAAGGACCCTGTCTACGTTAAGGCCCTGCAGATTGCCCTGAGTTCCGGAGAAGAAGTGATGTATACTGACTGGGACGGCGCTCATGTAGAGACCACTTATCGAGCCGCCCAGCAGGCTTATAAAGAGGCCGGAATAACCAATCCTCGAGAAGAACTGAGCATGATGGAAACTCATGACTGCTTCTCCATCAATGAGCTGACCCAGTACGAAGACCTCGCGATTTCTCCTCGTGGCCATGCCAAGGATGATATCGAGGCCGGATTCTTCAATCTGGACGGCAAGATCCCGAACCAGCCCTCCGGCGGACTGAAGTGCTTCGGACATCCCATCGGCGCTTCCGGACTGAGAATGGTTTACGAGATGTACAAACAGTTGCAGGGGAAGGTAGATAATCCCGCGCGGCAGATCAAGAATCCCAAATATGGCCTGACGCACAATATGGGCGGCGTTCCAAATAAGAATATCGTTAGCGTGGCTATTGTTGGTCTCTAG
- a CDS encoding hydroxymethylglutaryl-CoA synthase gives MVGIVSYGAYVPWYRLGPGSVGWTAKGEKAVANCDEDSITMSVAAARNCLGDSSRKDIVALYFASTTAPYIEKSNASVVAVASDLASDIFTADFGSSLKSGTSALKAALDAARASNKQALVTAADMRTAQPRSSMDETFGDGAAAILVGSSNVIAECEDSCSVSHEMLDIWRDAGDKFERSWEDRFVIEEGYQKSLPLAISTLLKKHNLTPKDFNKVVFYAPEARRHTEMAKKLGLDPKTQVQDPMLNLVGNTGAASALMTLTAALEDAKPGDRILFAGYGDGADAFMFKVTKEIETARKPGKTMKDYLKSKKMLPDYETYMVWRGLISRAAPSRRPPFRTPSPSAMLREVDKNLRFQGTKCGACGYPQYPPQTVCTKCQAKGQGQPYSFADKKATVFTYTLDTMAPTLDPPMVVTAINFEGGGRAFTTMTDRDTKDIKVGMPVEMTFRQFYVSEGIHNYIWRCMPVR, from the coding sequence ATGGTAGGAATTGTTTCATACGGGGCATATGTGCCCTGGTATAGACTGGGCCCCGGCTCTGTCGGCTGGACGGCAAAAGGCGAGAAGGCTGTTGCCAATTGCGATGAAGACAGCATAACTATGAGTGTGGCTGCGGCGAGGAATTGCCTGGGCGATTCTTCACGCAAGGACATTGTCGCCCTGTATTTTGCTTCAACGACAGCGCCTTACATCGAAAAAAGTAATGCCAGCGTTGTTGCTGTAGCCAGTGATCTGGCGTCAGATATCTTCACCGCTGATTTCGGTAGTTCGCTGAAATCGGGAACCAGCGCTCTAAAAGCAGCCCTGGATGCGGCTCGAGCGTCGAATAAACAAGCGCTGGTGACTGCTGCCGATATGCGAACAGCGCAGCCTCGATCCTCGATGGATGAGACGTTTGGCGATGGCGCTGCGGCCATCCTTGTCGGAAGTTCGAATGTGATCGCTGAATGCGAGGATAGCTGCTCCGTTAGCCATGAAATGCTGGATATCTGGAGAGATGCTGGCGACAAGTTTGAGCGGTCCTGGGAGGATCGTTTCGTCATCGAGGAGGGCTATCAGAAGTCATTGCCTCTGGCGATTTCGACTCTCCTGAAGAAACACAATCTGACGCCTAAAGACTTTAACAAAGTAGTGTTCTACGCCCCGGAGGCCAGAAGGCACACAGAGATGGCCAAAAAGCTCGGCCTCGACCCGAAGACTCAAGTTCAGGATCCCATGTTGAATTTGGTGGGCAATACGGGGGCCGCATCCGCCTTGATGACATTGACCGCAGCTCTTGAAGACGCCAAGCCCGGAGATCGGATTCTGTTTGCCGGTTACGGGGACGGCGCTGATGCCTTCATGTTCAAGGTGACTAAAGAGATTGAGACCGCTCGGAAACCCGGGAAAACCATGAAGGACTATCTGAAGTCCAAGAAAATGCTCCCTGATTACGAGACTTATATGGTCTGGCGCGGGTTAATCAGCCGGGCTGCGCCGTCACGGCGTCCTCCCTTCCGGACACCTTCTCCCTCGGCCATGCTGAGAGAGGTGGACAAGAACCTGCGTTTCCAGGGTACCAAATGCGGAGCTTGCGGATATCCTCAGTACCCGCCGCAAACCGTTTGTACCAAGTGTCAGGCTAAGGGACAGGGACAACCCTACAGCTTCGCGGATAAGAAAGCCACTGTATTCACCTATACGCTCGACACCATGGCTCCCACCTTGGATCCGCCAATGGTGGTGACGGCGATCAACTTCGAAGGCGGCGGCAGGGCATTTACCACCATGACCGACAGGGATACCAAGGACATAAAGGTCGGTATGCCGGTAGAGATGACCTTCAGGCAGTTCTATGTGTCGGAAGGAATTCATAACTATATCTGGCGATGCATGCCCGTACGATAA
- a CDS encoding acetyl-CoA acetyltransferase, producing MAKGIRDKVAIVGMGCTYFGEKWDQSATDMMITAAYEAYEDAGIQPKDIQAAWVGTTQAGVRGTVLSAPLKLQYIPITRIENACATGTDAFRNACYGVASGAYDIALALGVEKIKDTGYSGLETSLSRHKAQDTWVDPEVFMGMPAQFAMAATRYFHRYGLSPQDGKMTLAKISVKNHHNGTLAPKAHLHREITLEQVMNAPMFAWPLGLFDCCGVSDGSAAAIVTTPEIAKKLRKDYVLVKGLGVACGADQAQLQDDYDFTHFEETVMAAKLAYAEAGITNPREQVSMASVHDCFSITELINYEDLGFSPHGKGKEDVDSGFFALDGKLPVNTDGGLKCFGHPVGASGLRMIYELYKQLQGKADKRQLKDPKFGVSHNLGGIPGRFTCAVCVLGKQD from the coding sequence ATGGCAAAAGGAATCAGAGATAAAGTAGCCATAGTAGGTATGGGGTGTACTTATTTCGGTGAGAAGTGGGATCAGAGTGCTACCGACATGATGATCACTGCTGCCTATGAGGCGTATGAAGATGCGGGAATACAGCCAAAGGATATTCAGGCAGCCTGGGTAGGAACAACGCAGGCCGGCGTCCGTGGCACAGTGTTGTCAGCCCCTCTCAAGTTACAATATATACCGATAACCAGAATTGAAAATGCCTGCGCCACAGGCACCGATGCATTCCGCAACGCCTGCTACGGAGTAGCTTCCGGAGCATATGACATTGCACTGGCGCTGGGAGTGGAGAAGATCAAGGATACCGGTTATAGCGGACTGGAGACTTCACTTTCCCGACATAAAGCGCAGGATACCTGGGTTGACCCCGAGGTATTCATGGGAATGCCGGCTCAGTTCGCCATGGCGGCCACCCGATACTTCCACCGCTATGGGTTAAGCCCTCAAGACGGCAAAATGACTTTGGCCAAGATATCGGTAAAGAATCACCATAACGGAACTCTGGCGCCGAAGGCGCATCTTCACAGAGAGATAACCTTGGAGCAAGTTATGAACGCGCCGATGTTTGCTTGGCCGTTGGGACTGTTCGACTGCTGTGGCGTCAGCGATGGTTCCGCCGCCGCGATTGTCACCACTCCGGAAATAGCCAAGAAACTCCGCAAGGATTACGTTCTGGTGAAGGGTCTTGGAGTTGCCTGCGGCGCCGATCAGGCTCAATTGCAGGATGACTACGACTTCACTCATTTCGAGGAGACGGTTATGGCCGCGAAGCTGGCATATGCAGAGGCTGGTATAACCAATCCTCGTGAGCAGGTGAGTATGGCGTCGGTTCACGATTGCTTCAGCATCACCGAACTCATCAACTATGAGGATCTCGGGTTCAGCCCTCATGGCAAGGGTAAGGAAGATGTTGATTCAGGATTCTTCGCGCTTGATGGAAAGCTGCCGGTCAATACCGATGGCGGCTTGAAGTGCTTTGGACACCCCGTCGGTGCAAGCGGGCTGCGAATGATCTACGAACTCTACAAGCAGCTCCAGGGAAAGGCCGATAAACGTCAGCTGAAAGACCCCAAGTTCGGGGTATCTCACAATCTTGGCGGCATACCTGGTCGTTTCACTTGCGCGGTTTGCGTTCTGGGAAAGCAAGATTAG
- a CDS encoding DUF6125 family protein gives MAELNDYSGPFKADFKPQDLSKDALTRMWTAASFMYLAMDKIWFDQMVKRFGEDFAWELSHKVWSKAAVAESKRCAEALNIRGNDVASCMKLVQVAPAWAGVCDLDFELINNNHCILTVKRCPALDVFEKHNREDRINLVCHKLELDFMADYAHFFNPEMLATPLSLPPRKNPSPYDSACRWEFKLEK, from the coding sequence ATGGCAGAATTGAACGACTACAGCGGACCATTCAAGGCAGACTTTAAACCTCAGGATCTATCCAAAGACGCGCTTACCCGAATGTGGACCGCAGCATCATTCATGTATCTGGCGATGGACAAGATATGGTTTGATCAGATGGTAAAGCGATTCGGTGAGGACTTTGCTTGGGAGCTGTCACATAAGGTCTGGAGCAAGGCGGCTGTAGCAGAGAGCAAACGGTGTGCCGAAGCTTTGAATATCCGGGGGAACGATGTGGCCAGTTGTATGAAACTCGTCCAGGTGGCTCCGGCCTGGGCTGGCGTCTGCGATCTCGACTTTGAACTCATCAACAACAATCACTGCATCCTCACCGTCAAGCGATGTCCCGCTCTCGATGTTTTCGAGAAACATAACCGCGAGGACCGGATCAACCTGGTGTGCCACAAACTGGAACTGGATTTCATGGCCGATTACGCCCACTTTTTCAATCCCGAAATGCTGGCAACGCCCCTTTCCTTGCCTCCCCGCAAAAACCCTAGCCCTTATGATAGCGCTTGCCGATGGGAGTTTAAACTTGAAAAGTGA
- a CDS encoding DUF6125 family protein produces MAELNDYSGPFKADFKPQYLSKDALTRMWEAASFMYLKMDQIWFQQMVERFGEEFAWELSHKAWSKAAVAESKRCAEALNIRGTDVAACMKLFQVAPAWAGYLDFDCELINNNHGIVTVNRCPALDVFEKQNSEERIKLVCQKLELDFM; encoded by the coding sequence ATGGCAGAATTGAACGACTACAGCGGACCATTTAAGGCGGATTTCAAGCCTCAGTATCTCTCGAAAGACGCACTCACCCGGATGTGGGAGGCAGCATCATTCATGTACCTCAAAATGGACCAGATCTGGTTCCAACAGATGGTGGAGCGATTCGGAGAGGAGTTTGCCTGGGAGTTGTCTCATAAAGCCTGGTCCAAGGCGGCTGTGGCAGAGAGTAAACGGTGTGCCGAAGCTTTGAATATCCGGGGAACCGATGTGGCCGCTTGCATGAAGCTCTTCCAGGTAGCTCCGGCCTGGGCCGGATACTTGGATTTTGACTGCGAACTCATCAACAACAATCACGGCATCGTCACCGTCAATCGATGCCCCGCTCTCGATGTTTTTGAGAAGCAGAACAGCGAGGAGCGTATCAAACTGGTCTGCCAGAAGCTGGAACTGGATTTCATGTAA
- a CDS encoding tannase/feruloyl esterase family alpha/beta hydrolase, with product MSHKIRFWHKPAILLLALTLVIPLIVACDDDEEAVTNTPDITTPTQTSPSATTPAATTPASTVQKPPTVLQDKFFGAPYIDVDEWRNSPVRHRYVHGGFKDTDTRFSFYLPPPEQYNGRMFQFLEGSQGGSEDTVSSAFSASQKLIETAFSLGGYLIESNQGHLGSDMSGLKGDMTILAYRASAETARYSKLVAAEMYGAEPHNSYVYGGSGGGVRSLNCIENVADVWDGAVPFVAPHASQGHFLSIQANAERLLEPKLAQINDAIEVGGSGDPFEGLTTEEAEALAALYTAGYPRGVPLDYPYGQLISWSYYAELLKTADPTYWTDFWTVPGYVGHDNPEAVADSIVNQTARVTQVLTAKEIMAYKVTENTVISGGGTIALLMAMGQPSDGAFAVKLDVDDATLKKMPGARLTIRNGKAAGRELIVFCIVDGMILCLASTEAGNQQFTGVQVGDEVQIDNRDYLAHCYWHRYQVQPQLSGWERFLVDDNPIYTQRPICPHPAGLYYDYKFPGKKMILVLNTFDRDCWPSTGPAYQEMVLKNLGQSINDTFRLWYTDHADHSGVMMATMTSSSKPPVPSTRLIDYSGNIQQALADLVDWVENGKAPAPSTNYDYKDGKITLADTAAERGGIQPVVTVTANSASDRLEVKVGTTVNFSAEAEVPPGAGTLIKADWDFEGTGVYPFTNTGIDGSLSKMQFSASYTYTKAGTYFPVVRVTSNRSGDVNAKLGLVDNMARIRVIVTQ from the coding sequence GTGTCTCACAAGATCAGGTTCTGGCATAAACCTGCAATTCTGTTGCTGGCACTGACCCTGGTGATTCCGTTGATAGTAGCTTGCGATGACGATGAAGAGGCGGTAACAAATACTCCAGATATAACAACACCCACACAGACGTCCCCATCCGCGACAACTCCTGCCGCAACTACACCGGCATCAACAGTACAGAAGCCTCCCACGGTGCTTCAGGACAAATTCTTCGGAGCGCCGTACATCGATGTGGACGAGTGGCGAAACTCTCCTGTGAGGCATCGTTATGTGCACGGCGGTTTCAAGGATACCGACACCCGATTCTCGTTCTACTTGCCTCCGCCGGAGCAATATAACGGGAGGATGTTCCAGTTCCTGGAAGGGAGCCAGGGAGGCAGCGAAGACACCGTATCGTCTGCCTTCTCCGCATCACAAAAGCTAATTGAAACCGCTTTCAGTCTTGGAGGCTATCTTATCGAGTCCAACCAGGGCCATCTGGGTTCGGATATGTCCGGCCTTAAAGGAGATATGACTATTCTCGCTTACCGGGCGAGCGCTGAAACGGCCCGGTATTCCAAGCTGGTGGCTGCCGAGATGTACGGGGCTGAGCCCCATAACAGTTATGTATACGGTGGCAGCGGCGGAGGTGTCCGGTCGCTCAACTGTATAGAGAATGTCGCCGATGTATGGGATGGTGCTGTTCCATTTGTTGCGCCGCACGCTTCGCAGGGTCACTTCCTCTCCATTCAGGCCAATGCCGAGCGTTTGCTGGAACCCAAACTGGCTCAGATTAACGATGCGATCGAGGTGGGGGGAAGCGGAGATCCGTTTGAGGGTCTTACCACCGAGGAGGCCGAAGCGCTGGCTGCTCTGTATACGGCCGGATACCCTCGCGGTGTGCCGCTGGATTACCCATACGGCCAACTGATATCATGGTCGTACTATGCGGAGCTGCTCAAAACGGCTGACCCCACTTACTGGACGGATTTCTGGACGGTTCCCGGTTATGTGGGACACGATAATCCCGAAGCGGTGGCCGATAGCATTGTGAATCAGACGGCCCGGGTGACCCAGGTGCTGACGGCTAAGGAAATAATGGCTTACAAAGTAACCGAAAACACGGTCATCAGTGGAGGCGGCACCATTGCCCTGTTGATGGCTATGGGGCAACCCAGTGACGGCGCATTTGCAGTCAAACTGGATGTAGATGATGCTACGCTCAAGAAAATGCCCGGGGCACGACTGACGATCCGGAATGGAAAAGCCGCCGGACGCGAGTTGATCGTCTTCTGCATTGTTGACGGGATGATCTTGTGCCTAGCGTCCACCGAGGCTGGCAATCAGCAGTTCACCGGCGTGCAGGTCGGCGATGAGGTTCAGATCGATAACCGGGACTATCTGGCCCACTGCTATTGGCACCGCTATCAGGTTCAGCCGCAACTCTCGGGGTGGGAGCGCTTCCTGGTGGACGACAATCCCATTTATACACAGCGCCCCATTTGCCCACATCCCGCCGGCTTATACTACGATTACAAATTCCCGGGCAAGAAGATGATTCTGGTATTGAATACCTTTGATCGCGATTGCTGGCCCTCCACCGGTCCTGCCTATCAAGAGATGGTCCTGAAGAACCTTGGCCAAAGCATCAATGATACCTTCAGGCTGTGGTACACCGATCATGCGGATCACTCTGGCGTAATGATGGCTACCATGACATCGTCCAGCAAGCCGCCTGTCCCGTCAACCCGCTTGATCGACTACTCTGGCAATATCCAGCAAGCCCTAGCCGATCTGGTAGACTGGGTAGAAAACGGCAAGGCACCGGCACCCTCAACCAACTACGATTACAAAGATGGCAAGATCACCTTGGCCGATACGGCTGCTGAAAGGGGTGGCATACAGCCGGTGGTCACAGTGACTGCCAACAGTGCCTCTGATCGGTTAGAGGTTAAGGTGGGAACGACAGTCAACTTCTCTGCCGAAGCAGAAGTCCCTCCGGGAGCGGGAACACTTATCAAGGCTGACTGGGACTTCGAAGGCACCGGGGTTTATCCATTCACGAACACCGGAATCGACGGATCATTATCGAAAATGCAGTTCAGCGCCAGCTACACCTACACCAAGGCCGGTACTTACTTCCCGGTGGTGCGGGTCACCTCAAACCGCAGTGGCGATGTCAACGCCAAGCTGGGACTGGTGGATAATATGGCGCGCATTCGTGTTATTGTCACCCAGTGA
- a CDS encoding DUF6125 family protein — MAEMRDYSGAFRADFKPQNLTQDAIIRMWMAASVMYLAMDKIWFGQVAERFGENIAFEMSLQVWSKASVAERKRSVEALNIRGMMWPLA, encoded by the coding sequence ATGGCGGAAATGAGAGATTACAGTGGAGCATTCAGGGCAGACTTCAAACCCCAGAATCTCACTCAAGATGCGATCATCCGGATGTGGATGGCAGCATCTGTCATGTATCTTGCAATGGACAAGATATGGTTCGGGCAGGTGGCGGAGCGATTCGGTGAGAATATTGCCTTCGAAATGTCGCTTCAAGTTTGGTCAAAGGCATCGGTAGCGGAGAGAAAACGGAGTGTTGAGGCTCTGAATATCCGGGGAATGATGTGGCCGCTTGCCTGA
- a CDS encoding Lrp/AsnC family transcriptional regulator, whose amino-acid sequence MEDMPLSQAEKIDEIDLMLVKELEVDARQSNSELAANLGMSPSTVRRRIQRLIDLEVISIVAIPDRRALGFPLMVLIGINTRSGKADSVADYLRERRSARAIIATTGRYEIFLSATFRNSQELFVFISEDLGANPDLADFETMTVLKMMKNSWKYLRGEEAGPREAKPRELDPQELRLIKEMESQPRASMTDLSNILGLSRLSVSRKLQSLFDDSILQVVSVANPKAFGFDVQAALLVKVHPGEIVALADRLLLDKRVNHLAITTGSFQLLILAIFHNSTELSQFIRDDLRGSAGVLHTETLLYMPGAKRRFSLMR is encoded by the coding sequence ATGGAAGATATGCCATTATCCCAGGCAGAGAAAATCGACGAGATCGACTTGATGCTGGTCAAGGAACTGGAGGTTGATGCCAGGCAAAGCAACTCTGAGCTGGCTGCAAATCTCGGCATGAGTCCCTCCACTGTTCGCCGCAGAATACAACGGCTTATTGACCTGGAGGTGATCAGCATTGTGGCCATCCCGGACCGGCGAGCCCTGGGGTTTCCACTCATGGTGCTGATCGGAATCAACACCCGGTCCGGCAAGGCCGACAGTGTAGCTGACTATCTGAGAGAGCGCCGATCCGCACGAGCTATTATTGCCACCACCGGCCGTTATGAGATTTTCCTTTCGGCGACCTTTCGAAATTCTCAGGAACTCTTCGTCTTTATCAGTGAAGATCTGGGCGCCAATCCCGATCTGGCAGATTTTGAAACCATGACCGTCCTGAAGATGATGAAAAACTCGTGGAAGTATCTGAGGGGCGAAGAAGCAGGCCCACGGGAGGCCAAGCCGCGCGAGCTTGATCCGCAAGAACTCCGGTTGATCAAGGAGATGGAATCGCAGCCCAGAGCGAGCATGACCGATCTGAGCAATATTCTCGGTCTCAGCCGCTTGTCTGTCAGCCGGAAACTGCAATCGCTTTTCGATGACAGCATCCTGCAAGTGGTCAGCGTTGCTAACCCTAAGGCCTTTGGGTTCGATGTGCAGGCTGCCTTACTGGTGAAAGTCCATCCCGGCGAGATAGTGGCTCTGGCGGACAGGTTGCTTCTGGATAAGAGGGTTAACCATCTGGCGATAACTACCGGCAGTTTTCAGTTGCTGATATTGGCCATCTTTCACAATTCAACGGAGCTCTCACAGTTTATTCGAGATGATCTGAGAGGTTCAGCCGGTGTTTTGCATACCGAGACATTGTTATATATGCCGGGAGCCAAACGGCGGTTCAGTCTGATGAGATAA